In a genomic window of Caldalkalibacillus salinus:
- a CDS encoding redoxin domain-containing protein — MKSKGLFLLLLIAVMTITFYTSQTDNSPATDDNDFPVSAGTQPGDHHEADENETSEVMGSQEVKAEVGFQAPSFFLEHLHTGEEYSLDSTDKPVLINFWASWCGPCKLEAPDMVKVYEEYGEHIDIYAINLTDVDDIPQVESFVEEYGFTFPVLLDEEGKVADQYNVMAIPTTFVVNSEGEVTAKHQGYATMDDLIHIVSEVVEES; from the coding sequence GTGAAGTCCAAAGGTCTATTCCTATTGCTCCTCATTGCCGTGATGACGATTACCTTTTACACGTCACAGACCGATAATTCCCCCGCTACTGATGACAATGATTTTCCTGTTTCTGCTGGCACCCAACCGGGCGATCATCATGAGGCAGATGAAAATGAAACGTCAGAGGTCATGGGATCTCAAGAGGTCAAAGCTGAAGTTGGTTTTCAAGCCCCTTCCTTTTTCCTAGAACACCTACATACAGGGGAAGAATACAGTCTGGATTCAACAGATAAACCTGTTTTAATTAACTTCTGGGCTTCTTGGTGTGGTCCCTGTAAGCTTGAAGCACCTGACATGGTCAAGGTATATGAGGAATATGGGGAACACATCGACATCTACGCCATCAATTTAACGGATGTTGACGACATCCCACAAGTGGAAAGTTTCGTTGAAGAGTATGGTTTCACTTTTCCTGTTTTATTAGATGAAGAAGGAAAAGTTGCCGATCAGTATAACGTTATGGCCATTCCTACGACATTCGTAGTAAACAGTGAAGGCGAAGTAACGGCCAAACACCAAGGATATGCCACCATGGATGATCTTATTCATATCGTTTCAGAGGTTGTAGAGGAAAGTTAG
- a CDS encoding GNAT family N-acetyltransferase: MEQIEEHYMIRRITAKDQTAIENMDTGLESDYIKMVFPWIVKEDVLYGAFIGETLVGLIGYHVFEGKFVVLGRLRVAVPYRKQGLAQFLMAKAFNEVKTNKDYRWVGLATQENNLAVHHIARHLNMSHVARFHACQLHEEGKKALEAWCRNEYEAQPKKAWTRLRRPEDKRALLQSLEGQATSLGMFPYQCYYPLPYDQELFSDAYLDQCEAWVSGEECILFNADTKGVDYLHLKYFGERLFEQPDIWSIVLDHAEKYNQTIWIDVNQTHYDLMPKEWFTVDEPWHLYGQYLKTEPHLTP; encoded by the coding sequence TTGGAGCAGATAGAAGAACACTATATGATACGCAGAATAACTGCAAAGGACCAAACCGCTATTGAAAACATGGACACAGGTTTGGAATCTGATTACATAAAAATGGTATTTCCTTGGATTGTGAAGGAAGACGTCCTTTATGGTGCTTTTATTGGGGAGACACTCGTAGGTTTAATAGGCTATCATGTTTTTGAAGGGAAATTTGTGGTTCTAGGCCGGTTACGCGTGGCTGTTCCCTACCGTAAACAAGGGTTAGCACAATTTTTAATGGCTAAGGCTTTCAACGAAGTAAAAACAAATAAGGATTATCGGTGGGTAGGATTAGCGACACAAGAAAATAACCTAGCTGTTCACCACATAGCACGACATCTAAACATGAGTCATGTGGCCCGTTTCCATGCATGTCAATTGCATGAAGAGGGTAAAAAGGCGTTAGAAGCCTGGTGTCGCAACGAGTATGAAGCACAGCCCAAGAAGGCGTGGACACGTCTGAGACGCCCGGAGGATAAGCGTGCTTTACTACAGTCGTTAGAAGGACAAGCAACATCTTTGGGCATGTTTCCATATCAATGTTATTATCCGCTTCCTTATGATCAAGAGTTGTTCAGCGATGCTTATCTAGATCAATGTGAAGCCTGGGTTAGTGGGGAAGAGTGTATCCTCTTCAATGCTGATACTAAGGGAGTAGACTACCTGCACCTCAAATATTTTGGTGAGCGCTTGTTTGAGCAACCGGATATATGGTCTATCGTGTTGGATCACGCTGAGAAATACAATCAAACGATTTGGATTGATGTGAATCAGACTCATTATGACCTCATGCCAAAAGAGTGGTTCACCGTAGATGAACCATGGCATCTTTATGGACAATACCTTAAAACAGAACCCCATCTAACGCCATAA
- a CDS encoding HAD family hydrolase — protein MESIERNQRTPNMKEWSEEIDTNRGIIFDMDNTLLHSSIDFQGMREDLIYALHKEQIGHKKDLEQLSTPAQIIEYARDWFTTYPETDIEATLWEIVKQHEKVGMASAALEPGALECVQYLASQGVLLTVVTNNAWESAQYALERTKLRRYFQLLVGREQMEKLKPSPSGVFYVLHHYPQVSSWVMVGDAWIDGKAAQEAEVPFIAYKGSEVDMQNHDVDVLTYVDGHQSLVEWMKRHGFKR, from the coding sequence ATGGAAAGTATAGAGAGAAACCAGCGTACGCCAAATATGAAGGAATGGTCTGAGGAGATCGATACAAATAGAGGTATTATCTTTGATATGGATAATACGCTACTACATTCGAGCATTGACTTTCAGGGGATGAGGGAAGATCTTATTTACGCCTTACATAAAGAACAGATCGGTCATAAAAAGGATCTGGAACAGTTATCGACTCCCGCGCAAATCATAGAATATGCACGTGACTGGTTCACAACTTATCCTGAGACAGATATAGAAGCCACGCTTTGGGAGATAGTGAAGCAACATGAGAAAGTGGGTATGGCTTCTGCAGCGTTAGAACCAGGTGCCTTGGAGTGTGTACAATACTTAGCTTCACAAGGTGTCCTACTCACGGTCGTAACCAATAATGCGTGGGAAAGTGCACAATACGCCCTAGAGCGTACTAAATTACGACGTTATTTTCAACTATTAGTTGGCCGCGAACAAATGGAAAAATTAAAACCGTCACCTTCAGGGGTGTTTTATGTCCTACACCACTACCCTCAGGTATCTTCCTGGGTCATGGTTGGGGACGCGTGGATTGATGGCAAAGCGGCACAAGAGGCTGAAGTTCCTTTCATCGCTTATAAAGGGAGTGAAGTCGATATGCAGAACCATGATGTCGACGTGCTCACTTATGTGGATGGACATCAAAGTTTAGTAGAATGGATGAAAAGACACGGATTTAAGAGGTGA
- a CDS encoding guanylate kinase encodes MEGRALLFVGPDGSGRFTLAEAIGVTLGIPRVVSFTTRERRPKETEGNEYHFVSQSEFNAMRADNEFIEVVESDGYFYGIRKEDCQKLLDDHDSFFAILSPAGCEIFKQEFSKTLTIFVHADKDTVIQRQIERGDDKDTVDRHLKHYEEIMAYQPKCDISIPNYDLASTAQELTTRIENFLGITHHPDSKY; translated from the coding sequence ATGGAGGGTAGAGCACTATTATTCGTTGGGCCTGATGGGTCAGGAAGGTTTACACTTGCAGAGGCCATTGGTGTCACACTCGGCATTCCACGTGTCGTGTCGTTTACGACTCGTGAAAGACGACCAAAGGAAACTGAAGGAAATGAGTATCATTTTGTGTCTCAGAGTGAATTCAACGCTATGCGGGCGGACAACGAGTTTATTGAAGTTGTAGAGTCTGACGGGTACTTCTACGGTATTCGCAAAGAAGATTGTCAGAAGTTATTAGATGATCATGACAGCTTTTTCGCCATATTGAGTCCAGCTGGCTGTGAGATTTTTAAGCAAGAGTTTTCAAAGACGCTCACGATCTTTGTACATGCTGACAAGGACACCGTCATACAGAGACAAATTGAACGTGGAGATGACAAGGATACTGTTGACCGCCACCTAAAGCACTATGAAGAAATTATGGCATACCAACCTAAGTGCGATATCTCAATACCGAATTATGACTTGGCAAGCACAGCCCAGGAGCTTACCACTCGTATTGAAAACTTTCTTGGCATTACCCACCATCCAGATAGCAAATACTAA
- a CDS encoding helix-turn-helix domain-containing protein translates to MLVHIGKRISKIRKIKGIPQEDICHGVLSRSHLSNIESGRYEPNMNVLQAVAKRLKLPVDYLVCYQETDKGLEELLKLVDQQLDEDLVKAEQSIKNIQHDHPFIPSVNQEALYYLLLSCFYIKTQSFKRAIHCFQNEFIPLINEHRIDLMSTMIQDHYYHVRALIAFHYKRYEQSEQYLLKQLKVCQRSIRQAHIYLHMGYALYYASNIQKGIDYAQQAQELFLAVNRMDKVTEVTTLLGMLYRENAALQQAENALAKALDLAKQHGDLVQQGHIYHHLGLTHEANQRCQDALQHLFRAVEVKKYTEDSTIDQTYSCILNIYIKQQEYQNAAILLKEVKPSAQNTDEAYQFNIIEARLRLREGQREAYEALMKSAIKFFEKQEQYKNILPLAEELGDYFKRSRKYKLASDYYKLALQANKKITVI, encoded by the coding sequence ATGTTAGTGCATATTGGCAAAAGGATTTCTAAAATTCGTAAAATTAAAGGCATTCCCCAGGAAGACATATGCCATGGAGTTCTCTCTCGTTCTCACCTCAGTAATATAGAATCCGGTCGCTACGAACCAAACATGAATGTTTTACAAGCCGTTGCTAAAAGATTAAAACTGCCTGTCGATTACTTGGTCTGTTATCAAGAAACGGACAAAGGATTAGAGGAACTCTTAAAACTAGTGGATCAGCAGTTAGATGAGGATCTGGTTAAGGCGGAGCAATCTATTAAAAATATTCAGCATGACCACCCTTTTATTCCCTCCGTTAACCAAGAGGCACTTTATTATTTGCTCTTAAGTTGCTTTTATATAAAAACACAGTCCTTTAAAAGAGCCATTCACTGCTTTCAAAATGAATTTATACCCTTAATTAATGAGCATAGAATAGACTTAATGTCTACTATGATACAGGATCACTACTACCATGTCAGAGCGTTGATTGCCTTCCACTATAAAAGATATGAACAAAGTGAACAGTACCTGCTCAAACAGTTGAAAGTGTGCCAACGTTCTATTAGACAGGCTCATATCTATCTCCACATGGGTTACGCCTTATATTATGCTTCCAATATTCAAAAAGGGATAGACTATGCACAGCAAGCACAGGAACTGTTTCTTGCCGTTAACCGCATGGATAAAGTAACTGAGGTCACCACCCTTTTAGGGATGCTGTATAGGGAAAACGCGGCATTACAACAAGCAGAGAATGCCTTAGCAAAAGCTTTAGACTTAGCTAAACAGCATGGTGACTTAGTACAGCAAGGACACATCTATCATCATTTGGGCCTTACACATGAAGCCAACCAGCGCTGCCAAGACGCCCTACAACACTTGTTTCGGGCAGTTGAAGTGAAAAAGTATACGGAAGATAGCACCATTGATCAGACTTACAGTTGCATCCTAAACATATATATAAAACAACAAGAGTATCAAAATGCTGCCATATTATTAAAAGAAGTTAAACCAAGTGCTCAGAATACAGATGAAGCGTACCAGTTTAACATCATTGAAGCCAGACTACGTTTACGAGAAGGTCAGAGAGAGGCATATGAGGCACTGATGAAGTCAGCCATTAAATTTTTTGAAAAACAAGAGCAATATAAAAACATCCTGCCGTTGGCAGAAGAGCTAGGGGATTATTTTAAACGTTCACGAAAGTACAAACTAGCTTCAGACTATTATAAGCTGGCTCTCCAAGCGAATAAAAAAATAACTGTTATATAA
- the yhfH gene encoding protein YhfH, with amino-acid sequence MSPFNDHPSKVCTECQQEMLEMFDCYSNVCPECSLEDHVLVNAAGVWTWQRSAP; translated from the coding sequence ATGTCGCCTTTTAACGACCATCCGTCTAAGGTTTGTACAGAGTGTCAACAGGAAATGCTAGAGATGTTTGACTGTTACAGTAACGTTTGTCCTGAATGTAGTCTCGAAGACCATGTCCTTGTCAACGCAGCTGGGGTTTGGACGTGGCAAAGATCTGCCCCATAG
- a CDS encoding ABC transporter permease produces MNTYVNETDQDVKAIYQKRFDRHFREASGYWRLIGNSGLLFTVTVLLILTAIYYEDFIAWIPDSVPVDIILAIVIGGVCSMGHHRTFIKEADLVFLTPLEHKMDDYFSRAFAYNYVVQAITVFALLILFAPLFNAKVAQSSYLFYFVIPILLKGWNLHGVWIYYRHPDRRSQQVWRLYRGLVSIGLIYWFFVEGGMIGYLLGAIFFSALFIFFYLQENKVRHAYPYHWYHIREVNERLESRFYSFVHAFVDVPHLAQEVKQRTWISVLTKGLKRTRQNAYRYLYLHTFLRAGDYFGRTVRLAALGAFFVFWLPHWWAQMIAIGAIILMNTVQLRALREHHTRHFWDAILPLPLQVQQKSYDWLRNTVIIAQLIVMLIAGGLRYFM; encoded by the coding sequence TTGAACACATATGTAAATGAGACGGACCAAGATGTTAAAGCCATATACCAAAAAAGATTTGACCGCCACTTTCGTGAGGCCTCAGGCTATTGGCGTCTGATAGGAAATAGTGGTTTGCTGTTTACAGTTACAGTGTTATTAATATTAACCGCCATCTACTATGAGGATTTCATCGCATGGATTCCGGACTCGGTACCCGTTGATATAATTTTAGCGATCGTGATCGGTGGTGTTTGTAGCATGGGACACCATCGCACGTTTATAAAAGAGGCGGATTTAGTGTTCCTTACCCCTTTAGAACATAAAATGGATGACTATTTTTCTAGGGCATTTGCTTATAATTATGTTGTACAAGCGATTACCGTGTTTGCTCTACTCATCCTATTCGCGCCATTGTTCAATGCCAAGGTGGCACAGTCATCTTACCTGTTTTATTTCGTCATCCCTATCCTATTAAAGGGATGGAACTTACATGGCGTATGGATATACTACCGTCATCCTGATCGTCGGTCACAGCAGGTTTGGCGCTTATATAGAGGACTTGTCTCTATTGGCTTAATTTATTGGTTTTTCGTTGAAGGTGGGATGATCGGTTATTTGTTAGGCGCTATCTTTTTTAGTGCTCTCTTTATTTTTTTCTACCTGCAAGAGAACAAAGTGCGCCATGCGTATCCGTATCATTGGTATCACATACGAGAGGTCAATGAACGACTCGAGAGTCGTTTTTACAGTTTCGTTCACGCCTTTGTTGATGTCCCTCACTTAGCACAAGAAGTTAAACAAAGGACGTGGATTAGCGTTTTAACTAAGGGGTTGAAACGGACTAGACAGAACGCTTATCGTTACTTATACCTCCATACATTTCTCCGTGCAGGAGACTATTTTGGACGGACGGTTCGTTTAGCTGCACTAGGTGCTTTCTTTGTCTTCTGGCTACCGCACTGGTGGGCACAGATGATAGCCATCGGTGCTATCATTTTAATGAATACTGTACAATTAAGAGCGCTTAGGGAACATCACACCCGACATTTTTGGGACGCGATTCTACCTTTACCGTTACAAGTGCAACAAAAATCATACGACTGGCTACGTAACACCGTGATCATTGCACAGCTGATCGTCATGTTAATCGCTGGTGGATTACGCTACTTTATGTAG
- a CDS encoding ABC transporter ATP-binding protein, with amino-acid sequence MSTLLQIEQVTGGYSPSNPVLHDVTFDVNPGEIVALIGLNGAGKSTTIKHILGLLQPVKGQIKINGKTFKENPEQYRSQYGFIPESPVYYEELTLWEHLELVAMTYNLSQKVFEQRVGHLLKEFRMEDKQHRFPVQFSKGMKQKLMIMMAFLVEPPLYIIDEPLLGLDPLGIRSLLEWLEKCKEDGSGILMSTHILSTAERYCDRFVIIHEGRVQAQGTLEELRAQSGQPQATLDDLYVQLTVGDPV; translated from the coding sequence ATGTCAACTTTATTACAGATCGAACAAGTCACAGGAGGTTATTCGCCATCCAATCCTGTATTACATGACGTTACATTTGATGTCAATCCAGGAGAAATTGTTGCGCTGATCGGTCTTAATGGCGCAGGGAAAAGTACCACTATTAAACATATATTAGGGTTACTACAACCAGTCAAAGGTCAAATTAAAATTAACGGGAAAACCTTTAAAGAAAATCCGGAGCAATATCGATCCCAGTACGGTTTCATTCCTGAGTCCCCTGTGTATTACGAAGAATTAACACTATGGGAACATTTAGAGCTTGTCGCCATGACCTATAACCTTAGTCAGAAAGTATTTGAACAACGAGTCGGTCATCTTTTAAAAGAATTTCGCATGGAAGATAAACAGCATCGTTTTCCAGTTCAATTTTCTAAGGGAATGAAACAAAAACTGATGATTATGATGGCTTTTCTTGTGGAACCGCCATTATACATTATTGATGAACCATTACTCGGTTTAGATCCTCTAGGGATACGTTCACTACTGGAGTGGTTAGAGAAGTGCAAAGAGGACGGCTCAGGGATTTTGATGTCTACACATATTTTGTCCACTGCAGAACGTTACTGTGACCGCTTTGTGATTATCCATGAGGGGCGGGTACAAGCTCAGGGAACGTTAGAGGAATTAAGGGCTCAAAGTGGTCAACCTCAAGCGACATTGGATGATTTATATGTGCAATTAACGGTAGGTGACCCAGTTTGA
- a CDS encoding glycerol-3-phosphate responsive antiterminator: MQKRIVDKVESQVIAAIQDPDRIEKAKVSEANVAFLLTGDLLSIKDYVQTLQQANMYVFIHLDFIEGISNDKSAITYVAKEWRPDGIITTKNHLIKTAKEQGLMTIQRIFLLDQTAFNRGIDMIRQCQPDAVEVLPGLMPRVIYELTEMTQTPVIAGGLIREEHEVKEALKAGALAVSVGNPSLWSIGL; this comes from the coding sequence ATGCAGAAGCGTATCGTTGATAAGGTTGAGTCACAGGTCATCGCTGCAATCCAAGACCCTGATAGGATAGAAAAAGCAAAGGTGAGTGAAGCCAATGTAGCCTTTCTATTAACAGGGGACCTACTGAGCATCAAAGACTATGTTCAAACCCTACAGCAGGCCAACATGTATGTCTTTATACATCTTGATTTTATCGAAGGGATCTCCAATGATAAATCAGCCATTACTTATGTGGCCAAAGAATGGCGTCCAGATGGCATTATTACGACGAAAAACCATCTCATTAAAACAGCAAAGGAACAGGGACTCATGACCATTCAACGTATTTTTCTTTTAGATCAGACAGCTTTCAACCGCGGTATTGATATGATACGCCAGTGTCAACCCGATGCAGTGGAAGTATTGCCTGGTCTGATGCCACGTGTCATATATGAACTGACAGAAATGACGCAGACTCCAGTCATCGCCGGTGGACTCATACGGGAGGAACACGAAGTGAAAGAGGCCTTAAAAGCGGGAGCGTTAGCGGTATCTGTAGGCAATCCAAGTTTATGGAGCATTGGATTATAA
- the glpK gene encoding glycerol kinase GlpK: MEKKYIMAFDQGTTSSRAILFNQKGDIVDVAQKEFTQYYPQGGWVEHDAMEIWGAQSGVAREVLEKVGAKPEEVAAIGITNQRETTVVWDKNTGKPIHRAIVWQDRRTAEICDQLKDKGMETDIRQRTGLVIDAYFSGTKLKWILDHVEGAREKAEKGELLFGTIDTWLIWKLTNGKQHVTDYTNASRTMLYNIRDLEWDDTLLQALSIPRTLLPEVKSSSDDFGVTDPHTFGGAEIPIAGVAGDQQSALFGQQCFESGMAKNTYGTGCFMLMNTGTTPVESHSGLLTTIAWGIDGKVEYALEGSIFIAGAAVQWLRDGLKLIDSAPDSEYYGSKVKDADGVYVVPAFAGLGAPYWDMYARGAIFGLTRGTKKEHIVRATLDSLAYQTKDVLSAMEADAGLKLKALKVDGGAVANNLMMQFQADILGVPVERPMLTETTAFGAACLAGLQVGFWTKEQILESTELDRQFTPALEEEKREKLYNKWQVAVKRTMEWELDE, encoded by the coding sequence ATGGAGAAAAAATATATTATGGCGTTTGATCAAGGAACGACCAGTTCAAGAGCAATATTATTTAATCAAAAGGGCGATATTGTAGACGTGGCCCAAAAGGAATTTACTCAATACTATCCACAGGGCGGATGGGTAGAACATGACGCCATGGAAATCTGGGGTGCCCAAAGCGGTGTAGCGAGAGAGGTCTTAGAAAAAGTGGGAGCCAAACCTGAAGAGGTGGCCGCTATCGGCATCACGAATCAACGTGAAACGACCGTCGTGTGGGATAAAAATACAGGGAAGCCGATCCATCGCGCTATTGTGTGGCAAGATAGAAGAACGGCAGAGATTTGTGACCAACTCAAAGACAAAGGGATGGAGACAGACATTCGCCAAAGAACTGGATTAGTCATCGACGCTTATTTCTCCGGTACGAAGTTGAAATGGATCCTTGATCATGTAGAGGGTGCACGAGAAAAAGCAGAAAAAGGTGAGCTCTTATTCGGTACGATAGACACATGGCTCATTTGGAAGCTTACAAATGGTAAACAACATGTCACTGATTATACGAATGCCTCGCGAACCATGCTTTATAATATTCGAGATCTGGAATGGGACGATACGTTGTTACAGGCATTGTCCATACCACGCACACTTTTGCCTGAAGTCAAATCATCTAGTGACGATTTCGGCGTGACAGACCCCCATACGTTTGGCGGAGCAGAAATCCCTATCGCGGGAGTAGCGGGCGACCAACAGTCCGCTTTATTTGGCCAGCAGTGCTTTGAGTCTGGTATGGCTAAGAACACTTACGGTACAGGATGCTTTATGCTGATGAATACGGGTACGACACCAGTTGAATCGCATTCTGGGCTGTTAACCACAATTGCTTGGGGCATTGACGGAAAAGTAGAATACGCCTTAGAAGGAAGTATTTTTATTGCTGGTGCTGCTGTTCAATGGCTAAGAGATGGATTAAAGTTAATTGACTCAGCGCCAGATTCAGAATACTACGGTTCAAAAGTAAAGGATGCTGACGGTGTATACGTCGTACCTGCATTCGCTGGTCTAGGGGCACCGTATTGGGATATGTATGCACGTGGGGCCATCTTTGGTCTGACGAGAGGAACGAAAAAAGAACATATTGTGAGAGCGACATTAGATTCATTAGCCTATCAAACGAAGGATGTGTTGAGCGCCATGGAAGCCGACGCAGGGTTGAAACTTAAAGCGTTAAAAGTGGATGGGGGCGCTGTGGCTAATAATCTCATGATGCAGTTTCAGGCCGACATACTCGGGGTTCCTGTTGAAAGACCAATGTTAACGGAGACCACGGCATTCGGCGCCGCGTGTTTGGCAGGATTACAGGTTGGATTTTGGACGAAAGAACAAATACTTGAGAGCACTGAACTAGACCGTCAATTCACCCCTGCCTTAGAGGAGGAAAAGAGAGAGAAGCTCTATAATAAATGGCAAGTAGCCGTAAAGCGTACAATGGAGTGGGAATTAGACGAATAA
- a CDS encoding MIP family channel protein translates to MTAFVGEIVGTMLLIIFGGGVVAGVSLAHSKAQNAGWMVVAVGWGLAVTLAVYAVGDVSGAHINPAVTIGLATIGDFPWSQVPSYIIAQIIGAFIGSVIVWLQYLPHWQKTKNQEAILAVFSTGPAIKHKPSNVLSEMIGTFILVFGLLTIGTNDFTQGLNPLVVGLLIVAIGVSLGGTTGYAINPARDLGPRLAHWLLPIRGKGVSNWGYAWVPVVGPILGGVLGALVYRALYIGEGMLITITTLSVTIAFFLMYYGVAKGKAGHQVEENSNMAS, encoded by the coding sequence GTGACAGCTTTTGTTGGCGAAATTGTAGGTACGATGTTACTCATTATTTTTGGAGGAGGCGTAGTTGCGGGTGTAAGCTTAGCCCATTCAAAAGCACAAAATGCAGGATGGATGGTTGTGGCTGTCGGGTGGGGCTTGGCTGTCACTTTGGCCGTTTACGCTGTTGGGGATGTAAGTGGTGCTCATATTAATCCTGCTGTGACGATCGGACTGGCGACCATTGGAGACTTCCCGTGGTCACAAGTTCCCTCGTATATCATCGCGCAGATCATCGGTGCTTTTATAGGAAGCGTCATCGTCTGGTTACAATACTTGCCGCACTGGCAAAAGACAAAAAACCAGGAAGCGATTTTAGCTGTATTTTCTACAGGCCCTGCCATTAAGCACAAGCCGTCAAATGTGCTAAGCGAGATGATCGGTACGTTCATCCTCGTATTTGGCTTATTAACGATAGGTACCAATGACTTTACCCAAGGCTTAAATCCTCTCGTTGTCGGCCTGTTGATTGTAGCTATAGGTGTTTCCTTAGGTGGCACGACCGGTTATGCCATTAACCCTGCTCGTGACCTAGGTCCCCGCTTGGCTCATTGGTTATTACCCATTAGGGGAAAAGGCGTTTCAAATTGGGGTTACGCATGGGTACCAGTCGTAGGACCGATCTTAGGAGGTGTGCTTGGTGCACTGGTATATCGCGCTTTGTATATAGGGGAAGGGATGCTCATCACCATAACGACGCTGAGTGTTACGATTGCGTTTTTCCTAATGTACTATGGCGTAGCAAAAGGAAAAGCGGGACACCAAGTAGAAGAAAATAGTAATATGGCATCATAA